The proteins below are encoded in one region of Mangifera indica cultivar Alphonso chromosome 7, CATAS_Mindica_2.1, whole genome shotgun sequence:
- the LOC123220983 gene encoding ankyrin repeat-containing protein At5g02620-like has protein sequence MEKQHSFHGVTIETQPSGMKAMEKQQSFRSVTFEKQPATPGATEDQNLCIENQLNSHGAMEKQKGFRGFLEKQKSFRMVMERQLSFLGGGERKKNKDSPGKRGDLQLHLAARAGNLSSVKEIFQNCDGGDSKELLSQQNQEGETPLYVAAENGHASVVGEMLKYMDLEIASIAARNGYDPVHVAAKQGHLDVLKELLSVFPNLVMTTDLSCTTALHTAAAQGHIDIVNFLLATDSNLAKIARNNGKTALHSAARMGHVEVVKSLVSKDPSTGFRVDKKGQAAIHMAVKGQSEEIVLELVKPDPSVLTLGDNKGNMALHIATQKGRNQIVRCLLSIEGVDVNALNKSGESPLDIAVNLGNQELVSVLKEAGAVNSKDHGKPPNSAKQLKQTVSDIKHDVQSQLQQTRQTGFKVKKIAKKLKKLHISGLNNAINSATVVAVLIATVAFAAIFTVPGQFVEGKSEGYSLGEAHIARNAAFLTFFVFDSLALFISLAVVVVQTSVVVIEEKAKRQLVFVINKLMWLACLFISIAFVSLTYVVVGKHSRWLAVFATVIGGTIMLTTIGSMCYCVVLNRMEEKKLRNIRREKSRSHSLCVSIASEPEILNGEYKRMYAL, from the exons ATGGAAAAACAGCACAGTTTTCATGGTGTTACCATTGAGACGCAGCCAAGTGGGATGAAGGCAATGGAAAAGCAACAGAGTTTTCGTAGTGTAACGTTTGAGAAACAGCCAGCTACGCCCGGAGCGACGGAGGATCAGAATTTATGTATTGAAAATCAGCTAAATAGTCATGGGGCGATGGAGAAACAGAAGGGTTTTCGTGGGTTTTTGGAGAAACAGAAGAGCTTCCGGATGGTGATGGAGAGACAGTTGAGTTTTTTAGGTGGTGGTGAGAGGAAGAAGAATAAAGATTCGCCAGGTAAAAGAGGTGACTTGCAGCTGCATCTGGCTGCTCGGGCGGGAAATTTAAGTAGTGTTAAGGAAATTTTTCAGAACTGTGATGGAGGTGATTCAAAGGAGTTGTTGTCACAGCAGAACCAAGAAGGGGAAACTCCCCTTTATGTTGCTGCAGAAAATGGGCATGCTTCGGTTGTTGGAGAGATGTTGAAATATATGGACCTTGAAATTGCATCTATAGCAGCCAGGAATGGATATGATCCAGTTCATGTGGCAGCAAAGCAAGGTCATCTTG ATGTTTTAAAGGAACTTTTGAGTGTATTCCCCAACTTGGTTATGACCACAGACTTATCCTGTACAACTGCTTTACACACAGCTGCAGCTCAAGGGCACATTGATATAGTTAATTTCCTTCTAGCAACTGACTCAAACCTTGCTAAGATAGCCAGAAATAATGGTAAGACTGCCCTTCATTCTGCAGCCAGGATGGGTCACGTGGAGGTGGTGAAATCCCTGGTGAGCAAGGACCCAAGCACAGGTTTTAGGGTTGACAAAAAAGGCCAAGCTGCAATACACATGGCTGTAAAAGGACAAAGTGAGGAGATTGTGCTGGAATTAGTTAAACCTGACCCTTCAGTTTTAACCTTGGGGGATAACAAGGGAAATATGGCATTGCATATTGCCACTCAGAAGGGCCGTAATCAG ATTGTACGTTGTTTATTATCAATTGAGGGTGTAGATGTCAATGCATTAAACAAGTCTGGAGAGAGCCCGCTAGATATTGCTGTGAACCTTGGAAATCAAGAACTTGTTTCTGTATTGAAGGAAGCAGGGGCAGTCAATTCTAAAGACCATGGGAAGCCCCCGAATTCAGCAAAGCAGCTTAAGCAGACTGTTAGTGACATAAAACATGATGTTCAGTCCCAGCTCCAACAGACCCGTCAAACTGGATTCAAGGTCAAGAAAATTGCAAAAAAGCTGAAGAAGCTCCACATAAGTGGACTCAATAATGCTATAAACTCAGCAACTGTTGTTGCTGTTCTCATCGCGACTGTTGCTTTTGCTGCTATCTTCACTGTGCCTGGACAGTTCGTTGAGGGTAAATCAGAGGGGTATTCCCTTGGGGAAGCCCACATAGCAAGAAATGCGGCTTTCCTTACCTTTTTTGTGTTTGACAGTCTAGCATTATTCATCTCCCTGGCTGTTGTTGTAGTCCAGACATCAGTTGTTGTGATTGAAGAAAAAGCAAAGAGGCagcttgtttttgttattaacAAGCTCATGTGGTTGGCTTGCCTCTTCATTTCAATTGCTTTTGTTTCTCTCACATATGTGGTAGTGGGCAAGCATTCAAGGTGGCTTGCTGTGTTTGCAACAGTGATCGGTGGTACAATAATGCTGACCACAATCGGCTCTATGTGCTATTGTGTTGTTTTGAATAGAATGGAGGAGAAAAAATTGAGGAACATAAGGAGAGAAAAAAGCCGGTCTCATTCTTTATGTGTGTCTATAGCTTCTGAACCAGAGATCTTGAATGGTGAGTACAAGAGAATGTATGCCCTTTAA
- the LOC123220984 gene encoding general transcription factor 3C polypeptide 5-like produces MGVIKNGTVSGNLPSNETFAVHYPGYPSSTSRAIQTLGGTESLLKARSSKSNKLELHFRPEDPYSRPTFGALNSCNSFLLKISKNKSSDGQSAEPSCKMLKHPLPETTNNGNSQVCQPEGKSVSAGKEVDAQLSEEDNVNLSADIVARVSEGYYFDGMADYQHVVAIHADVARRKKRNWTEMEEKHFEKDGLMNLDEDDVMMMLPPFFAPKDIPTNLVLRPSALPSSKKKEEEVVQNPRELLTMDITSGLAIDFNIKEIPEKVNWEELISRDSEQWKWQMAVSKLFDEHPIWPKASITERLLDEGLKFNRLMLKRLMLGNAYYFSNGPFLRFWIRKGYDPRKDPESRIYQRIDYRVKPQVRSYCESNAAAKLKNRWKDLCAFKVFPTKCSTSLQLFELADDYIQQEIRKPTKETTCSLETGWFSRRELALIRNRVEVRFLSVYPEPGAGNLLKTASDRFARLKKISFLNHTLKPCQKEHQHVNKGDKDKGKHENLGDENEDRIEEVEYEDEEDRIETDNSEDESDAEALDLVDEEEEIPFQSQSNPDWENNSKLYLQELFGSFPVGDLGGDNKQDDNASDGEFQTYELDSDGDYSDE; encoded by the exons ATGGGAGTGATAAAAAACGGCACCGTTTCTGGCAATTTACCAAGCAATGAAACCTTTGCTGTTCACTATCCGGGCTATCCTTCTTCGACGTCACGTGCCATCCAAACGCTTGGAGGAACTGAGTCACTTCTCAAG GCCCGTAGTTCAAAATCTAACAAGTTGGAGCTCCATTTTCGCCCAGAGGACCCATATTCACGTCCTACATTTGGAGCACTTAATTCTTGTAACAGCTTTCtgttaaaaatatctaaaaataagtCTTCTGATGGCCAAAGTGCTGAACCGTCTTGCAAGATGTTGAAACATCCGTTGCCTGAGACAACTAATAATGGAAATAGTCAAGTTTGTCAGCCTGAAGGCAAATCAGTTTCTGCTGGCAAAGAAGTTGATGCGCAGTTATCAGAAGAAGACAATGTAAACCTTTCAGCTGATATTGTTGCTAGGGTCTCTGAGGGTTACTATTTTGATG GCATGGCTGACTACCAGCATGTTGTTGCCATTCATGCTGATGTTGCtaggaggaaaaaaagaaactggACAGAAATGGAGGAGAAACATTTTG agaaGGATGGTCTCATGAATCTGGACGAGGATGATGTGATGATGATGCTGCCCCCATTTTTTGCACCTAAGGATATACCAACAAATTTAGT gtTAAGACCATCAGCCCTTCCTAgttcaaaaaagaaagaagaagaagttgtgCAGAATCCTCGTGAGCTTTTGACT ATGGACATAACTTCAGGTCTAGCAATTGATTTTAACATTAAAG AGATTCCTGAAAAAGTAAACTGGGAGGAATTAATATCTCGAGATTCTGAGCAATGGAAGTGGCAAATGGCCGTGTCTAAGCTCTTTGATGAGCATCCTATATGGCCTAAAGCATCCATTACTGAGCGATTGCTTGATGAAGGTCTAAAATTTAACCGGTTGATGCTTAAAAG GCTTATGCTTGGAAATGCATACTACTTCTCTAATGGACCCTTTCTCAGGTTCTGGATCAGAAAAGGTTATGATCCTCGCAAAGATCCAGAATCTCGCAT ATATCAAAGAATTGATTATCGAGTGAAGCCACAAGTGCGGAGCTATTGTGAGTCTAATGCAGCAGCTAA ATTGAAGAATAGATGGAAAGATTTATGTGCATTCAAAGTATTTCCGACCAAATGCAGTACATCATTACAACTATTTGAACTTGCTGATGATTACATTCAACAAGAGATTAGAAAGCCCACTAAGGAAACAACTTGCTCT TTGGAAACAGGTTGGTTCTCAAGGCGTGAGCTTGCTCTTATAAGAAACCGTGTGGAGGTTAGGTTTCTGTCAGTGTACCCAGAGCCGGGTGCGGGGAACTTACTGAAAACTGCTTCAGACCGCTTTGCAAGGTTAAAGAAGATATCATTTTTGAATCATACCTTAAAACCTTGTCAAAAAGAACACCAGCACGTGAATAAAG GCGACAAAGATAAaggaaaacatgaaaatcttgGTGATGAGAATGAAGATAGGATAGAGGAAGTTGAGTACGAAGACGAAGAAGATAGAATAGAGACCGATAACAGTGAAGATGAGTCGGATGCTGAAGCTCTGGATCTG GTcgatgaggaagaagaaatcCCCTTTCAGTCTCAGTCAA ATCCAGATTGGGAGAAcaactcaaaattatatttacaagaGCTTTTTGGGAGTTTTCCAGTTGGTGATCTTGGTGGTGACAATAAACAAGACGACAATGCTAGCGACGGGGAGTTTCAGACTTATGAGTTGGATAGTGATGGTGATTACTCAGATGAGTAA